Proteins from one Bombyx mori chromosome 1, ASM3026992v2 genomic window:
- the LOC134199736 gene encoding ATP-dependent DNA helicase pif1-like: MAHKHSLEALNRTLKDIKNNDKLFGGTLLVLSGDFRQTLPVIPRSTYADEINACLKSSTLWRNVEIVQLKVNMRVQLLQDPSAETFSKQLLDIGDGKVTIAETGYIKLANDFCTIIDSKDALIEQIFPDVHTNYINLEWLAERAMLAAKNVDVDILNLKIQQLLPGDLVSYISIDTVCDGTEAVNFPTEFLNSLDLPGMPPHNLQLKIQPSNYFAS, from the coding sequence ATGGCACACAAACATTCGCTTGAGGCGTTGAACAGGacattgaaagatattaaaaacaacgacaaaCTATTTGGTGGCACTCTGTTAGTCCTTTCAGGTGACTTCAGACAAACACTTCCCGTCATTCCACGTTCAACATACGCTGATGAAATCAACGCCTGCTTAAAATCATCGACATTGTGGCGTAATGTTGAAATAGTACAGCTGAAAGTAAATATGCGCGTTCAATTGCTTCAAGATCCATCCGCTGAAACATTCTCTAAACAACTCTTAGATATCGGTGATGGAAAAGTCACTATAGCTGAAACTGGATACATAAAATTAGCGAATGATTTCTGCACTATCATTGATTCGAAAGATGCTctcattgaacaaatatttcccGATGTACACACGAATTACATAAATCTCGAGTGGCTTGCAGAAAGAGCAATGTTAGCTGCAAAAAATGTGGACgttgacattttaaatctgaagatacaACAGTTATTGCCAGGGGACTTGGTATCATATATATCTATTGATACAGTTTGCGATGGCACTGAAGCTGTAAATTTTCCAACAGAGTTTTTGAACTCACTGGATTTGCCAGGCATGCCACCACATAACTTACAATTGAAGATCCAACCTTCCAATTATTTTGCTTCGTAA